A window from Cryptomeria japonica chromosome 1, Sugi_1.0, whole genome shotgun sequence encodes these proteins:
- the LOC131044952 gene encoding probable flavin-containing monooxygenase 1: MFNSNENSCPENERKDGCRKVCIIGAGMSGILAFKYLLNTDVNLTVFEAKEGIGGVWRETFASTTLQTPRPAYQFTDFPWPSHVTDRLPTQSQVMDYLNSYAENFGLMDRIQFNSKVVGIRYIGEQSMECSGLWSKNGGPYTEGRAWEVGVQKRNGGSIEWHHFDFVVMCIGRYGDVPNIPSFPPNKGPELFEGKVLHTMDYSALNKTEAYELLRGKRVIVIGFQKSALDFAVECAEANQGGGGKSCTMIFRTVHWTVPYDHKCWGVPLVYLYGTRFTQFLLDKPNRGFLLRSISHLFAPLRWAISKFVEFYLLWKFPLRKYGLVPGHSFLQEISSCQIATLPEKLFSKAEEGLIQFRKASTWSFSRKGIIIDDITEVEADVVVLGTGYAGEKKLKTLLPKNFSHVLEKPKGVIPLYRGLIHPKIPQMAIMGYPESLSNLHSSEIRSQWLAHFLSGKFVLPSIKDMEAYTDRQEKFMKRITPFYWKTCHATFQISDNDNLCEDMGWKPLRKQNWFQELFSPYSNLDYMQM, encoded by the exons ATGTTCAACTCCAATGAGAATTCTTGTCCAGAAAATGAAAGGAAGGATGGATGCCGAAAGGTGTGCATTATAGGGGCAGGAATGAGTGGAATTCTTGCATTCAAATATTTACTTAACACAGATGTGAATCTCACTGTATTCGAAGCCAAGGAAGGAATTGGAGGAGTGTGGAGGgaaacatttgcatcaacaacgcTACAGACTCCTCGTCCTGCCTACCAGTTCACTGATTTTCCATGGCCAAGTCATGTTACAGACCGATTGCCCACACAGTCCCAGGTTATGGATTATTTGAACAGCTATGCAGAGAATTTTGGTCTGATGGACCGCATCCAGTTCAATTCCAAAGTAGTGGGTATTCGATATATTGGCGAACAGAGCATGGAATGTAGTGGACTGTGGAGTAAGAATGGAGGCCCATATACAGAGGGTAGAGCTTGGGAAGTTGGTGTTCAGAAGAGGAATGGAGGTTCCATAGAG TGGCATCATTTTGATTTCGTGGTTATGTGCATCGGTAGATATGGAGATGTGCCCAATATCCCATCATTTCCTCCCAACAAAGGGCCAGAGCTATTTGAAGGAAAAGTTTTGCATACCATGGATTACTCTGCCTTAAACAAAACAGAGGCCTATGAGCTTCTAAGAGGAAAAAGAGTTATAGTTATTGGATTTCAGAAATCAGCGTTGGACTTTGCTGTAGAATGTGCTGAGGCAAATCAAG GAGGAGGTGGGAAATCTTGCACAATGATTTTTAGAACAGTGCACTGGACGGTTCCCTACGATCATAAATGCTGGGGAGTGCCCTTAGTATATTTGTATGGTACACGTTTCACCCAATTTTTACTTGACAAACCTAATAGGGGTTTCCTGCTAAGATCAATATCTCACTTATTTGCACCATTG AGATGGGCAATCTCCAAGTTTGTGGAGTTTTACCTGCTTTGGAAATTCCCCTTGAGAAAGTATGGGCTTGTTCCAGGTCACAGCTTTCTTCAAGAGATATCTTCTTGTCAAATTGCAACACTTCCAGAAAAATTGTTTTCAAAAGCAGAGGAAGGCCTTATTCAATTTAGAAAAGCATCTACTTGGAGTTTTTCAAGAAAGGGGATTATAATAGATGATATAACAGAGGTAGAAGCTGACGTGGTGGTATTGGGTACTGGCTATGCTGGGGAAAAGAAACTGAAGACTTTGCTTCCAAAGAATTTTTCACATGTTCTTGAAAAACCAAAGGGTGTAATACCTTTGTACAG GGGTCTCATTCATCCAAAAATCCCTCAAATGGCAATCATGGGTTATCCAGAGAGTCTATCAAATCTTCATTCTTCTGAGATCCGATCTCAATGGCTGGCTCATTTTCTATCAGGCAAATTTGTGCTACCAAGTATCAAGGACATGGAGGCATACACAGATAGGCAGGAAAAATTTATGAAGAGAATTACACCCTTCTATTGGAAAACCTGTCATGCCACATTTCAGATATCAGACAATGACAATCTTTGTGAAGACATGGGATGGAAACCACTGAGAAAACAGAACTGGTTTCAGGAACTATTTTCTCCATACAGCAACCTTGATTACATGCAGATGTAG